A stretch of Colletotrichum lupini chromosome 2, complete sequence DNA encodes these proteins:
- a CDS encoding NAD dependent epimerase/dehydratase, protein MSTSAVAKKLVVCGGNGFLGSRICKYAVARGWDVTSISRSGEPKWSAVTSSPSPPQWSHKVSWERADMLSPVTYAPLLKGADFVVHSMGILLEADYKGVVSGQESPVSGLQKAFAPVKDRGVDPLKTSAEPGGGPGADLKPPNPKDQFSYEVMNRDSAIALAKQANAEDAKAFVYVSAAGGAPVLPARYITTKREAESTIASEFPRMRGIFPRPPFMYDSSRKFTLPLAAMTGAGALFNRLTGGVLSGLMGASGVKPLPVETVAEAVVEALDDIKVQGPIEVPELEELATKGWRKTML, encoded by the exons ATGTCAACCTCAGCCGTAGCGAAGAAGCTCGTAGTGTGCGGCGGCAACGGCTTCCTCGGGTCAAGAATCTGCAAGTATGCCGTCGCCAGGGGCTGGGACGTCACATCCATCAG CCGCTCAGGCGAGCCCAAATGGTCCGCCGTAACCTCATCACCATCCCCTCCCCAATGGTCACACAAAGTCTCCTGGGAGCGCGCCGACATGCTCAGCCCAGTAACCTACGCGCCCCTCCTCAAGGGCGCCGACTTCGTCGTCCACAGCATGGGCATCCTCCTCGAAGCAGACTACAAGGGCGTCGTCTCGGGCCAGGAGTCCCCCGTCTCGGGCCTGCAAAAGGCCTTCGCCCCCGTCAAAGACCGCGGCGTCGACCCCCTAAAGACCTCCGCCGAGCCGGGCGGCGGCCCCGGGGCGGACCTCAAGCCGCCCAACCCGAAGGACCAGTTCTCCTACGAGGTCATGAACCGCGATAGCGCCATCGCCCTGGCCAAGCAGGCCAACGCTGAGGATGCAAAGGCCTTTGTCTACGTCTCTGCCGCTGGCGGGGCGCCCGTCCTCCCCGCGCGGTACATCACCACCAAGCGCGAGGCCGAGAGCACCATCGCCAGCGAGTTCCCGCGGATGAGGGGCATCTTCCCGAGGCCGCCCTTCATGTACGACAGTTCGAGGAAGTTCACGCTGCCCCTGGCCGCCATGACGGGCGCCGGTGCCCTGTTCAACAGACTGACCGGTGGCGTATTGAGCGGACTCATGGGCGCGAGCGGCGTGAAGCCTCTGCCGGTCGAGACCGTTGCGGAAGCAGTGGTGGAAGCACTCGATGACATTAAGGTTCAGGGCCCGATTGAGGTTCCCGAGCTTGAGGAGTTGGCAACCAAGGGCTGGAGGAAAACGATGCTCTGA
- a CDS encoding mitochondrial distribution and morphology protein 34, with amino-acid sequence MAFNFNWSPLTADAEFYQRARELLTTALNKNPKPPIIVDDILVTEFNLGSVPPELEILEIGDIAEDRFRGIFKMCYSGDAFLTLKTRVQANPMNTYLSSKPGFTSPQPLAAASGLTIPLSITLSEIKLSAFIILVFSRQKGLTLVFRNDPLESLKVSSTFDSIPFVRDYLQRTIESQLRNLMMDELPAIIHRLSLRLWCPDALPKEEEAPKEDEEEAEVDPLASPPLDPVDANGNLLDANEVSSLSLEGGPEVQSLFSQKNLLRLAALNDSHRTFSLFTPGIRDVVFRAWTGPAVSEPTSTPPTATPSLSKTNSFHGTSTTYTFSDTGSAAHGHLPSRPSMVSLSSATTGLSLGAGIRSKSYAGRKKKTRVVNLRRSKSQVGETPEGSETYLEMASDSASVAGPSTEPLMTSSIAEDIEEEEALANLAESTPSKVRFGPLERTRLPSRPPLQPEFYTAPQDGASVPIKLDTACESEPAVTPRAQNEKAAAEKPRQGVPSEPSSVYEQAWIMKMAGEIARRVYDEKSRHPNLWDEREDVPPPAYEAST; translated from the exons ATGGCCTTCAACTTCAACTGGTCGCCTCTCACGGCCGACGCAGAGTTCTACCAGCGCGCACGAGAGCTGCTCACGACCGCTCTGAACAAGAACCCGAAGCCTCCGATTATCGTCGATGACATCCTCGTTACCGAGTTCAACTTGGGCTCCGTGCCCCCGGAATTGGAAATATTAGAGATTGGCGACATTGCCGAGGACCGATTTCGCGGTATATTCAAAATGTGCTATTCGGGCGACGCCTTCTTGACCTTGAAAACGAGGGTTCAG GCAAATCCAATGAATACCTACCTGTCGTCCAAGCCGGGGTTCACATCGCCGCAGCCACTGGCCGCCGCATCGGGTCTTACAATTCCGCTGTCAATAACGCTCTCTGAGATCAAGCTTTCAGCCTTCATTATCCTAGTCTTCTCACGGCAAAAGGGGTTGACCCTGGTCTTCCGCAATGACCCGCTCGAGTCGCTCAAGGTCTCCTCGACCTTTGACTCGATCCCATTCGTGCGCGATTATCTACAGCGCACTATCGAGTCCCAATTAAGAAATTTGATGATGGACGAGCTCCCCGCCATTATCCACCGGCTTTCTTTGCGCTTGTGGTGTCCCGATGCTCTGCCAAAGGAGGAAGAGGCACCCAAGGAGGATGAGGAAGAAGCTGAAGTTGATCCCTTGGCGAGCCCTCCTCTGGATCCCGTTGATGCGAATGGAAATCTTCTCGACGCCAATGAGGTTTCCTCATTATCTCTCGAAGGCGGCCCGGAAGTCCAGTCGCTCTTCTCCCAGAAGAACCTCTTGAGACTAGCTGCGCTGAACGACTCCCACCGCACATTCTCTCTGTTCACCCCGGGCATTCGTGATGTCGTGTTCCGTGCCTGGACAGGACCTGCGGTGTCCGAGCCGACTAGCACCCCACCGACAGCAACGCCTAGCTTGTCCAAGACCAACTCCTTCCATGGAACGTCTACCACGTACACTTTCTCCGATACTGGCAGCGCCGCTCATGGCCACCTTCCGTCAAGACCGTCAATGGTGAGCCTCAGCTCGGCCACTACTGGTCTGTCCTTAGGTGCCGGTATCCGGTCAAAGTCGTACGCTGGTCGCAAGAAGAAGACAAGAGTGGTCAACCTCCGACGCTCAAAGAGTCAAGTTGGCGAGACTCCCGAGGGCAGCGAGACTTATTTAGAAATGGCATCCGACTCTGCGTCTGTCGCCGGTCCCTCAACTGAGCCTCTCATGACCAGTTCCATCGCTGAAGAcatcgaggaggaggaagcatTGGCGAATCTGGCCGAATCGACCCCCAGCAAGGTTCGCTTCGGCCCTCTGGAGAGAACGCGGCTGCCCTCTCGACCTCCTTTGCAGCCGGAGTTTTACACGGCGCCCCAGGATGGTGCTAGTGTGCCTATCAAATTGGACACCGCGTGCGAGTCCGAACCCGCCGTTACGCCCCGAGCCCAAAACGAGAAGGCCGCCGCGGAGAAGCCGCGCCAGGGCGTGCCATCCGAGCCGTCATCTGTATATGAGCAGGCTTGGATCATGAAGATGGCTGGCGAAATCGCTCGTCGCGTTTACGATGAGAAGAGCCGCCACCCCAACCTCTGGGACGAGCGGGAAGACGTCCCGCCCCCGGCCTACGAAGCATCAACTTAA
- a CDS encoding SYF2 splicing factor: protein MPPSKKRKTNMGTAAKEEANTAAPAKCVAPEETEATEPSTITETAPATAETAAAPLQPTAETAAAKSQDRLARFKALKARAKNSSDQNLKEATLESQRLASDPSQLTAIHRKQAVASQKLLKADIEDAGGDFERKRAWDWTIDESEKWDKHVKKKEAHRDNNAFQDYTAESNKVYKRQLRNIAPDMEKYEKDKMAAIERAAASGGLDIVETEDGELIAVDKDGSFYSTADSTTFAQNKPDKAAVDRLVEDLRRAEANRLKKRKDRMAQNGDDGDVTYINEKNKQFNQKLARFYNKYTAEIRDSFERGTMI, encoded by the coding sequence ATGCCTCCTTCCAAGAAGAGAAAGACGAATATGGGTACCGCCGCCAAGGAGGAAGCCAATACTGCAGCGCCAGCAAAATGTGTCGCGCCTGAAGAGACCGAAGCAACGGAACCTAGCACGATCACGGAAACCGCACCCGCGACAGCAGAAACCGCAGCAGCACCACTACAGCCCACAGCGGAAACTGCCGCGGCAAAATCACAGGACCGCTTGGCGCGATTCAAGGCCCTCAAAGCCCGCGCTAAGAACTCGTCCGACCAGAATTTGAAAGAGGCGACGCTCGAATCACAACGTCTCGCATCAGACCCCAGCCAGCTGACGGCGATCCACCGCAAGCAGGCCGTCGCTTCGCAAAAGCTGCTCAAGGCCGACATTGAGGACGCTGGTGGCGACTTTGAGCGGAAGCGCGCCTGGGACTGGACGATTGACGAGAGCGAGAAGTGGGATAAACAtgtgaagaagaaggaggcgCACCGCGACAACAACGCATTCCAAGATTACACTGCCGAAAGCAACAAGGTGTACAAGCGCCAGCTGAGGAATATTGCCCCCGACATGGAAAAGTACGAAAAGGACAAGATGGCGGCTATCGAGCGCGCCGCTGCTTCGGGCGGCCTCGATATTGTTGAGACCGAGGACGGAGAGCTCATCGCGGTGGATAAGGACGGGTCTTTCTACTCGACAGCCGACTCAACCACGTTCGCACAGAATAAGCCGGACAAGGCGGCAGTGGATCGGCTGGTGGAAGACCTTAGGAGGGCGGAGGCGAACAGACTCAAGAAGAGAAAGGACCGCATGGCACAGAACGGCGACGACGGTGACGTGACGTACATCAACGAGAAGAACAAGCAATTCAACCAGAAGCTGGCGCGCTTCTACAACAAGTATACTGCGGAGATTAGGGACAGCTTTGAGCGAGGAACCATGATTTAA
- a CDS encoding cell wall anchored protein — translation MRPLRAAGVSRRSATACLHTTAPSLVRLQRPRVHEKKRPAEPLVPYSWRPFEVPEVVLDLDSWDNPIARPYDKDEMQTQRKKWEQNSIVDATWQRIKHFEYERQRDSEKFAKVSVSHPWYQHWQVTDLDIMTAALKGDSRVGPQTQNRLTEEKPHQNDAWCDLKSVASKNAIPLTSLRDDKNFLSWLLQRRPTTASLPLKRQRETRAFIRRLEDLQSLQRYLQFLLQHGEKGFQLIHNADRDIAFVLSRLLTKPPRLRPFVDLLPFINSIFALQRQHGLPISPGLCGICLIISAKAFQLPAVSRYLKLGLKEGHWVGEGSSASDVKTAVKALIRCWDNKRRFPDVDRSGDIVRRLLGEGLGEDSAASFKVVAHHHPEDEGLKEQLAVLLHRVASAPKYPPSMHRTPHVLAEQTSFDSASPHSALSCLHANADSNAMWLAEVSSPEETSLEQAEPSPANPASPLGLQSKSGQAKLKRFPIPNRPGVTAKPRKLRHDLLYLWIELQQETRATGTWSADRSGSTYRWREDNTDRGSPHRMAFSSPLLTVLALALLPASTLAQNDPVNDFCRRFGHQTAVVDNKLFIDGGLVNWNPLSSFPANYSNTWLLYQDLSSSTASGMPPLYANLSKNGSIPNVAGGALWSDNVNKRLYLFGGERNAGESPMPFNLYGYDILNNQWDSFGPSRTGASISKVSYGAGVSVDTRGEAYYYGGWLSNASVPGWGTGPPVATTGLVRYTMDTNSFANNTGPDNVRRAEGSLHYIPAGDGGMLIYFGGIQDLAGNGSSTIGQPMDQIFIYDVLSSKWYTQKASGDVPGMRRRFCAGVTWAGDQSSYNIYMYGGANVPGVLGAGFDDLYILSIPTFTWIKMYPIGRNGTGDYPHHSMSCNIVPGRAQMIISGGTFPLSQDCDSPGQWGTHNADLGKQNAGKVVWELYKPNKTTYAVPDEVIAVVGGNGNGGATKTAPAAGFDYTDVSLLITLTASIPSRTPTRDVGSTGTPAPTGGLSTGAIIGIAIGAAVLVGAIALGCFFLVRKRRSDRFHTGASPPGPSHVYHAQSMSEAWSPPAASPYSPPYGPSPFTPPPLSAHPQSPHPMSAHTVPPHMGPPIELPSEPSYTTTPAALAGTTTLTNISSTASYPPQQAYFPETTTLLNRPQYDAHGNMWMPQVSMVQVATGVSPPLPEYTPARGDQKTPQPTAAEVRHEPPPQEPQELSADPDDRAEMSTRQEHQTYYNR, via the exons ATGCGGCCACTGAGAGCCGCAGGCGTCTCTCGCAGAAGTGCAACTGCCTGCTTGCACACTACGGCGCCATCGCTGGTTCGGCTACAACGGCCGCGTGTTCACGAAAAGAAGAGGCCGGCAGAACCGCTAGTCCCATACTCATGGCGGCCCTTCGAGGTGCCAGAGGTGGTTCTCGACCTGGACAGCTGGGACAACCCAATCGCACGGCCGTACGATAAAGATGAGATGCAGACTCAGAGGAAGAAATGGGAGCAGAACTCCATTGTCGACGCCACGTGGCAACGGATCAAGCACTTTGAGTATGAACGCCAGCGTGACAGCGAAAAGTTTGCCAAGGTCAGCGTCAGCCATCCTTGGTATCAGCACTGGCAGGTCACAGATCTCGACATTATGACGGCCGCTCTGAAAGGCGACTCGCGAGTCGGTCCGCAAACCCAGAATCGCCTAACGGAGGAAAAACCACATCAGAATGATGCTTGGTGTGATCTGAAGTCGGTTGCTTCGAAGAACGCAATTCCATTGACCTCGCTTCGAGACGATAAGAACTTCTTGAGCTGGTTGCTCCAACGAAGGCCCACCACGGCTTCTTTACCACTAAAGCGCCAACGGGAAACTCGAGCATTTATTCGACGACTGGAAGATCTCCAGAGCCTTCAGCGCTACCTGCAGTTTCTACTTCAGCATGGGGAGAAGGGGTTTCAGCTCATTCACAACGCGGATCGGGATATTGCTTTTGTGTTATCTCGGCTCCTCACCAAGCCACCCAGGTTACGGCCCTTCGTCGACCTCCTTCCCTTTATCAACAGCATCTTTGCTCTCCAGAGACAGCATGGTCTACCTATTAGTCCTGGTCTCTGTGGTATCTGCCTGATCATCTCGGCCAAGGCGTTTCAGCTGCCGGCAGTATCGAGATATCTCAAGCTTGGGCTGAAAGAGGGTCACTGGGTTGGTGAGGGCTCATCTGCTTCTGATGTCAAGACTGCGGTCAAGGCGCTTATTCGATGTTGGGACAACAAGAGGCGCTTCCCAGATGTGGACCGTTCTGGAGACATAGTTCGCCGTCTACTCGGAGAGGGTTTGGGGGAGGACAGCGCTGCTTCCTTCAAGGTCGTTGCGCATCACCATCCGGAGGACGAAGGGTTGAAGGAACAGTTGGCGGTGTTGTTACATCGCGTTGCTTCCGCCCCAAAATACCCTCCGTCTATGCATAGGACACCTCATGTCTTGGCGGAACAAA CCTCCTTTGACAGCGCCTCTCCCCATTCAGCCCTGTCATGCCTGCATGCGAACGCGGACTCAAATGCCATGTGGCTTGCTGAAGTTTCCAGCCCAGAGGAGACTAGTCTCGAGCAAGCTGAACCAAGTCCCGCTAATCCTGCCAGCCCATTGGGTCTACAGTCCAAGTCAGGACAAGCCAAGCTCAAGCGCTTCCCTATTCC GAACCGCCCTGGGGTTACCGCAAAGCCTCGTAAGCTCAGGCATGATCTGCTCTACCTCTGGATTGAACTTCAGCAGGAGACCAGAGCAACAG GAACCTGGTCCGCGGATAGATCAGGATCGACATACCGCTGGCGGGAAGATAACACGGATCGCGGATCACCGCACAGAATGGCATTCTCTAGCCCCTTGTTGACGGTTTTGGCCCTGGCCTTGCTCCCGGCATCAACTTTGGCGCAGAATGATCCGGTCAACGACTTTTGCCGTCGCTTTGGGCACCAGACCGCTGTCGTCGATAACAAGCTCTTTATCGATGGCGGCCTTGTGAATTGGAATCCACTTTCATCTTTTCCAGCCAACTACTCAA ATACATGGCTTCTATACCAAGATCTGTCTTCATCTACGGCTTCGGGGATGCCCCCCCTTTACGCCAATCTCTCCAAGAATGGATCAATTCCTAACGTCGCCGGCGGTGCCCTTTGGTCTGACAATGTCAACAAGCGACTCTATCTGTTTGGCGGGGAACGCAATGCAGGGGAATCGCCCATGCCCTTCAACCTATACGGCTATGATATCCTGAATAATCAATGGGATTCTTTCGGCCCATCTCGTACGGGGGCTTCGATATCAAAGGTTAGCTACGGCGCGGGAGTCTCGGTCGATACGCGCGGCGAAGCATATTACTATGGTGGATGGTTGAGCAACGCCTCCGTTCCTGGATGGGGCACTGGTCCGCCAGTCGCAACGACCGGCTTGGTGAGATACACCATGGATACCAATAGCTTTGCCAACAACACTGG TCCTGACAATGTACGACGCGCCGAGGGCAGCCTGCATTACATCCCCGCGGGAGACGGCGGAATGCTCATCTACTTTGGGGGCATACAGGATCTGGCTGGCAATGGAAGTTCTACCATTGGCCAGCCCATGGACCAGATATTCATATACGACGTGCTCAGCAGCAAGTGGTACACGCAGAAAGCCTCAGGTGATGTTCCTGGAATGCGACGACGATTCTGCGCGGGCGTAACTTGGGCAGGAGACCAGTCGTCCTACAATAT CTATATGTACGGCGGCGCCAATGTTCCAGGCGTGCTGGGCGCGGGATTCGACGATCTCTACATCCTCTCGATCCCAACCTTTACCTGGATCAAGATGTACCCCATCGGCCGCAACGGGACAGGAGACTACCCTCACCATTCAATGTCCTGCAACATCGTACCTGGCCGTGCGCAAATGATCATCTCGGGTGGCACGTTTCCGCTCTCCCAAGACTGCGATTCACCCGGGCAGTGGGGAACCCACAACGCGGACCTCGGGAAACAGAATGCCGGCAAGGTTGTCTGGGAGTTATACAAGCCCAACAAGACAACATACGCCGTACCGGACGAAGTCATTGCCGTAGTAGGAGGCAACGGCAACGGCGGCGCTACAAAAACTGCACCGGCGGCTGGTTTCGACTACACCGACGTCAGCCTCCTCATCACGCTCACGGCCAGTATTCCGAGCCGTACGCCGACGAGAGATGTCGGCAGTACCGGTACTCCTGCTCCCACAGGAGGCCTATCTACAGGTGCCATCATTGGCATCGCGATAGGAGCTGCAGTTCTAGTTGGCGCCATCGCCTTGGGATGCTTCTTCCTGGTCCGTAAGCGTCGGTCAGACCGATTCCACACCGGAGCATCGCCGCCAGGACCAAGCCACGTATATCACGCCCAGAGCATGTCAGAAGCGTGGTCACCACCCGCGGCATCGCCTTACTCACCACCATACGGACCTTCTCCATTCACGCCTCCTCCCCTGTCCGCACATCCGCAATCACCGCACCCAATGTCCGCGCACACGGTGCCGCCGCACATGGGCCCGCCGATAGAGCTGCCTTCCGAGCCGTCATACACGACTACACCAGCGGCTCTCGCGGGCACGACGACGCTCACAAACATATCGTCCACGGCGTCGTACCCGCCGCAGCAGGCGTACTTCCCTGAGACGACGACGCTGCTAAATCGGCCGCAGTACGACGCCCACGGCAACATGTGGATGCCGCAGGTGAGCATGGTGCAGGTCGCCACCGGGGTGAGCCCGCCGTTGCCCGAGTACACGCCGGCGAGGGGCGACCAGAAGACACCGCAGCCGACGGCGGCCGAGGTACGGCACGAGCCGCCGCCGCAGGAGCCGCAGGAGCTCAGTGCGGACCCGGATGATCGTGCGGAGATGAGTACGAGGCAGGAACATCAGACGTACTATAACAGATGA
- a CDS encoding YEATS family protein, producing the protein MAPPSSLGKRVKGTQIKRPFIYGTTARPFDPESNPKPEGVPADHTHSWEVFVKAIDDIDITYWIRRVQFKLHESIPDHVRMIDGEPGKPFLIQETGWGEFEITIKIYYATESGEKPQTLYHNLRLHPYGRTDAEKEQMLRQNDGEIRAWAYDEQLFNEPYEAFYEVLTSGAHPKGHPVGKGGKGKNKPIPALPEKTSNVQVAWERSALLPAVNKPGQPFSLETEQIEVKKLKEAETTAKGMAKQQLEILKEKEAQLAALKAENAAAATAARRPARKVAVASHLLALSKDEERLKRVKAELELISQRV; encoded by the exons ATGGCGCCGCCCAGCAGCCTCGGCAAACGCGTAAAGGGTACACAGATTAAACGACCCTTCATTTACGGCACGACCGCCCGACCCTTCGACCCCGAATCCAACCCCAAGCCGGAAGGCGTACCGGCAGATCACACCCATTCATGGGAGGTCTTTGTCAAGGCCATCGACGATATCGACATCACGTACTGGATTCGGAGAGTGCAGTTCAAGCTACACGAGTCCATTCCTGACCACGTTCGCA TGATCGACGGCGAACCGGGCAAACCGTTCCTTATCCAAGAAACCGGATGGGGAGAGTTTGAAATCACCATCAAGATCTACTACGCGACCGAGTCGGGAGAGAAACCTCAGACGCTGTACCACAACCTGCGTCTTCACCCATACGGACGGACCGACGCCGAGAAGGAGCAGATGCTGCGACAGAACGACGGCGAGATCCGCGCTTGGGCCTACGACGAACAGCTTTTCAACGAGCCGTACGAAGCCTTTTACGAAGTGCTCACCTCCGGTGCTCATCCCAAGGGCCACCCAGTTGGCAAAGGAGGCAAAGGCAAGAACAAACCGATCCCGGCCTTGCCAGAGAAGACATCAAACGTCCAGGTGGCGTGGGAGCGCAGCGCACTGCTGCCCGCCGTCAACAAGCCTGGTCAGCCGTTCAGTCTCGAGACCGAGCAGATCGAGGTCAAGAAGCTCAAGGAGGCCGAGACCACGGCCAAGGGAATGGCCAAGCAGCAGCTGGAGATTctcaaggagaaggaggcccAGCTGGCTGCGCTAAAAGCAGAGaacgctgctgctgctacgGCCG CTAGAAGGCCTGCTCGTAAGGTGGCTGTCGCGTCCCATCTACTTGCCTTGTCCAAGGACGAGGAGAGGCTCAAACGCGTCAAGGCAGAGTTGGAGCTCATTAGCCAGCGTGTCTAG